In one window of Gouania willdenowi unplaced genomic scaffold, fGouWil2.1 scaffold_62_arrow_ctg1, whole genome shotgun sequence DNA:
- the LOC114460698 gene encoding uncharacterized protein LOC114460698, with the protein MPRKGRRSQAQKQRWRKLDASELPAPAPHPSDATPCPRSPLNKKVGSSLPAGPFWRVGDTRATFQARGGTGHRHRVLKWPTSPLTGRRYKLVIPPELPDKKTVLIVGNSHLRAIVDGFVRMPESQLSFGFLSACGASGSEIRAEVLHAAVPHSPDAVCVMAPGNNLTSTTVDVASGDFKNLLTTCSNRWPKSKVFVVDFPPRLAVEPQHQDLLRQEYRRVTARLGVKYFSATEHFPLSNLALWSKDGVHLSDDKGMPILVQLFWSAASQHLETPPPTPWVSPKPSPPVRKVTPKLVVRESSPAPRSPDTHQWRTIGQGGKTSPPGESPKSRGSPQRRMAHQQEEESFLPLNPVWFSGTALSAMEKVSPSHLSCLADFQLSPKAKKVASPVHKRRSRPRDSTRSPAIKVAGTPSAPRSWRSEEDAPLGPSSSAQTTAAPAAPRQPRTPDGHPPRFPTAVANLVDLTPAILPCLWSDTDTPICSPIAKTAKIVPPSPDGQTWIITDVGCDPPSPDKTNQPSTPSQAKEPWFMTAASTSAGPPTEPVS; encoded by the exons ATGCCTCGGAAGGGAAGACGCTCCCAGGCCCAGAAGCAGCGCTGGAGGAAGCTGGATGCGTCCGAGCTGCCCGCCCCAGCTCCTCATCCCAGTGACGCAACCCCCTGCCCCCGCTCTCCTCTGAACAAG AAGGTTGGTTCGTCCCTGCCAGCTGGACCGTTCTGGAGAGTGGGTGACACGCGTGCCACCTTTCAAGCAC GCGGCGGTACTGGTCACCGCCACAGGGTCCTGAAATGGCCAACTTCGCCCCTAACCGGGCGCCGCTACAAGTTGGTCATACCGCCTGAGCTCCCTGACAAGAAG ACTGTTCTGATTGTCGGGAACTCCCATCTACGGGCTATTGTAGATGGCTTTGTCCGGATGCCAGAGTCTCAGCTGAGCTTTGGTTTCCTGTCGGCATGCGGGGCTTCTGGTTCAGAGATCCGCGCTGAGGTTCTGCACGCTGCAGTTCCTCACTCGCCTGATGCCGTCTGCGTCATGGCCCCCGGCAACAACCTGACCAGCACCACCGTTGACGTGGCTAGTGGGGACTTTAAAAACCTCCTCACCACTTGCAGCAACCGCTGGCCAAAGTCTAAG gTTTTTGTTGTCGACTTCCCGCCGCGCCTGGCTGTTGAGCCCCAACACCAGGACTTGCTACGGCAAGAGTACCGCCGTGTGACTGCTCGTTTGg gtGTGAAGTACTTCAGCGCTACAGAGCACTTTCCCCTGAGCAACTTGGCGCTGTGGAGCAAGGATGGT GTCCATCTGAGTGATGATAAGGGGATGCCCATCCTCGTCCAGTTGTTCTGGTCCGCTGCCAGCCAACATCTGGAGACACCACCTCCTACGCCCTGGGTCTCTCCCAAGCCATCACCTCCAGTTAGGAAAGTCACTCCTAAACTGGTTGTGAGGGAGAGCTCCCCAGCTCCACGCAGCCCTGATACCCACCAGTGGCGGACCATCGGTCAGGGTGGCAAG ACGAGCCCTCCTGGAGAATCTCCAAAGTCCAGAGGTTCTCCGCAGCGCAGGATGGCTCATCAGCAG GAGGAGGAGAGCTTCCTTCCACTGAACCCTGTCTGGTTCAGCGGCACAGCGCTAAGTGCCATGGAGAAAGTCTCTCCCTCTCATCTTTCTTGCCTGGCGGACTTCCAGCTTTCTCCTAAAGCAAAGAAG GTAGCGTCCCCTGTACATAAACGCCGCTCCCGCCCGCGGGACAGCACACGATCTCCAGCGATCAAG GTGGCTGGAACGCCTTCAGCCCCCCGTTCCTGGAGATCGGAGGAGGACGCTCCTTTGGGCCCTTCTTCCTCAGCTCAGAca ACGGCAGCTCCGGCAGCACCCAGACAGCCCAGGACCCCTGACGGGCACCCACCCCGCTTCCCAACTGCAGTGGCCAAT TTGGTTGACTTAACCCCAGCCATATTGCCCTGCCTTTGGAGTGATACAGACACCCCCATCTGTTCTCCCATTGCAAAG ACGGCCAAGATTGTCCCACCTTCTCCAGATGGTCAGACCTGGATCATTACGGATGTGGGCTGTGATCCACCTTCTCCTGACAAG acAAACCAACCATCCACTCCATCCCAAGCCAAGGAGCCTTGGTTCATGACGGCTGCATCCACCTCAGCTGGACCACCTACAGAACCAGTAAGTTAA